Genomic segment of Malus domestica chromosome 15, GDT2T_hap1:
GAGCCGTGAAAACTTGCATAAATTGATAATTCTCACTTGTCACTAACCTGTTCGATATTTACCTGTACTTTCGTTCTTCTTCCGCTTTACTTGCTGCTGAATTACTGAATGCCAAGTTTCGGGTATATATTATTGTCGTGGTATTAATTAAATCGAGTTATTAAGCAAGCGGGGTTATGATTAGCAGGTGTATTTGGGGATGCCAGGTAGATGTCCAAATCATGCACCTAATTGGTATAACAACCCTCCACCAACTGAACAACAAAATCACGAAGTGTAGttgttaataatttgacaaacaATTCATGTCTAATTAAGTTAGTTTTTTATAATCACATAATTATTTATGCAACGGCCAGCTAATAGTGTTCAAGGTCTCTTCTCCATCCTCTTTCTTATTTCTTCTCTCTTGTCTCTCTTTTTGTATTCCATTTCTTCTCTTAAAACCCTGGAGTCGAAGCATAATATTCTGTCTCGCTAATTAGACCGGCTTTTCTCTCTGTTCCACCCCCGACGGGCAACAAATGAGCGGGAGAATCTATGTtgtgatattcttcttctgGGCTGCTCTTACTGTCATCACCCCGACGCTTGTTTTTCTTTCCGAGACTACCAAACCCTACTTGGACTCGAATGGTAAGAGAACTGAGATTGTGAACATTTTATTGTACTCTCGGATTTCTTCGTGCTTTGAAATTGTTGTAATCTATTTTGCTTCGTGTTTGGCAGGTGAGAAAGTTGAAGGAACCAAAGGTAGAAGACTGATTGGAATCATAGGATATGAAGCACAGCGTCGACCAAGAGTTCTGCCGACTACAGAAGCCCCTGCAGCATCACCATCACCGTCACCAGCACAAGCTCCAGTTTCGGAACTAAAACCGGGTTTGGAGCGTGGAGAAACCAGTCTTGGAAAGGTCTTTTTAGAGTCATTGAGATTTCTGATCAACAATACTAAGTTCAAGTTAAATTAAGTCGGAGTCAGAGTCGGATTCTTATAGCAATTTAGGTTAGATTGTTCTTCATGCATGAAAGCTACTTCGGGGACAAAGCTCGCGCTTTTCGGTATGAGCCTCTCCGATCACCTTCGGAAGAAAAATTTAAGTGTGACATGTTAATACAAGGAAGAGAACTGCACTGGTTTCCTGTAAAATGTATGTTTGTTTCGTTTTCCGGAAAAAATGTATGTTAATACATGATTTTCACTGATGTTAGTTGTaccaaaaagaaaggaaacgCATAAGCTGAGGAAACATTATCTGTCAGCAAAGATATTGAATGATGGATGGTTTCTTGTCATCATATAAAGTTAAGAGACTTCGTGACACGGGGGTTGTCTCCTAAGCAAGCAAGACAAAGTTCAACTAATTGCGTTGGTTTCATAATTTGCTGCAATTTGAGGGACCAATTGTAAAATTGGCTTGTAATGTAAGGATCGATAGTGCAATCATAGAAATACGACCACCACTAGTTCTGCTCTTGTGATGATGGTTGCTTGCTCTGTGCAAGTGCTTCCTTTCGTGTGTCAAAGTCATGCGTTTTCTGTTCGTCTTCAACTTATGTTGTGCGTTTGGCCACCAAACATCATTTTCGTAACGATTATAAAGGTATAAGGGGAGGAGAGATGTTCGCTACACTGCTTGATTAGGACAGTTCTCGCACCGAGTGAGACTAGTGTGGGATCATATGAGATAAAATATTTAGGATCTCGTGTTCTTGTGATAGATGCTCCATGAACGGTGTTAATACATGGATTCTATGTTCAAAATATTTTGTAACTTAGTGACGTGTGTTTAGCTCCAAAGCATTTCATAatagttgcaaattaaaaatgagagaAACTTCGCTAGGTCTGCTTGATTAGGTTATTGAGTGAGATCAATGTGGGGGTCATATGAGAAGATTTTGTAACTTATGAGACACACAATGCACATATGGGGGTTGTATGTTCTATATTCAAAAGATTATGTTACTTGTGAGTTCATGACGATTAACCTAGAGATAAATTGTAAATACAGCCAAGAGTATATCATCTTATTTTTATATTTCGTATCACCATGACGTGATATACACTAGGCAATTCTCAAAGTGTTTTGACATCTctaaaaatcaaaaccaaccacaaATGTGCaggaaaaacatggaaattacAATAAAACTCTGTAAATTTTGTTCTCGTCGCACACACTCTTCCGCTCAAACAACATTAACGACATTTAAAGTTATTTTTTCTGAGATATTTAGCACACATATTAGCAGAAGTCCTGTGATCTTAATCTCTTCAAACAAATTGATCAAGGTACTCATCCACGGTGGTGTACTTCACATCAGGGTAGAGCTCATAAGCCTCAACTCCGAACGACGGCTCGATTTCGAAGTTGGTATGATCTCCCTTCACAAACACTGAGTGGTTGATTGCTAATATCACATTGATTGGAATTGGGGCCTCTGCAAAACCAacaacattaattaattaaaccatGATTAATTACTGCAGGAGGCTTATAACACGGTTGATTAAGAGCAATCGGCGGCTCATGCACTCGAGATCCGAGTTTGAATTCCTTCCCTTCCACTGTCGTTTGTGTCAAAAAATGGATGATTAATTACTGACCTGCAATATCCTTGAGAATTTTGTCCTCTGGGACGTAGACTTTTTCAAGAACTTTGCCAATCTTCTTCTCCCACAGGGCAACAAGCTCATTGAAGGAGTAGATGTTCTGTGGAGGCTTCAGGTAGAGGATCTTGTTCAATGTTCTTGGGTCATCAACGGCCCGGATCGTATAGGTTCCAATGTCATCTTCCTTGTTGAACACAGCTGCAACATTAACAAAAAATATAGAGCATATTTGAGATCAAATCAATTGCATACAAATAAAAGCGATTATGAACTATTCGGTAGAAAAATTAGAGTGCTTCCGAGTAGTAAAACTATTTTTGTGTACTTTGTAGAGAGGCACCTAGCAAGTACTTCTTCATGAACAACCTCCCAAGTGCCTTTAGTAAAAGTACTTATAACATAATTGCTTATGAATATAATCACTTACGAACAGAAGTACTTTCGTTGACATTGTTACCTTTCGGGTTTCCGTCCCCTAAGATGGTGACTTTGTCTCTGGGTGGAGAAGTGGCACCTGGCTGTGCCAATGAGGGCAGAAAGTAGCCAGCAAAGCAGTTGCTGGAGACATAAGTGTAGGGGATGCCCTCGGCCTCAATAGCACGCCGGATTTGGACCTTGAGGTCGAACGTAGACTTGGCTGGTTCAACTGCATGCACTCGATCCACATCGTTTCCGAACTCCGACGGGAAGAATCTCTGCATAAAATACAGGAcaagttatatttatattaatccCCATAGTTTTGCAAATCTTTCACCTAAAAACCCCTAAATTAGAAGGCGACAAAACTTGGATCAGACTGTCTGATAATtttaagttgtcaaatgattttcaCATGGATTATCACTAACAAGCATATTGACACTATGACATATTAATATTAGATACTCGAATATGTCACTTGATCAGACAACCTCACCGATAGATCCTCTGGTTAATTAGAGACACCAACCTTGATATTGCCAGCTTCTTTAATGGCAGCAA
This window contains:
- the LOC103450457 gene encoding phenylcoumaran benzylic ether reductase Betv6, producing MAEKSKILIIGGTGYIGKFVVEASAKAGHPTFALVRESTVKDPAKANLIEKFKNLGVTLLYGDLYDHESLVKAIKQVDVVISTVGFMQTADQTKIIAAIKEAGNIKRFFPSEFGNDVDRVHAVEPAKSTFDLKVQIRRAIEAEGIPYTYVSSNCFAGYFLPSLAQPGATSPPRDKVTILGDGNPKAVFNKEDDIGTYTIRAVDDPRTLNKILYLKPPQNIYSFNELVALWEKKIGKVLEKVYVPEDKILKDIAEAPIPINVILAINHSVFVKGDHTNFEIEPSFGVEAYELYPDVKYTTVDEYLDQFV